The genomic window GCCCATGCAACCTTGCCGTCTTCAGGACCTTCCAGCTTACCCGCGTCGAAACCGCGTTTGTGCATCATCAGCGCACTTGCGGCATAGAAACCATGACGCATGGCCGTCCAGGCAATTCCCGACTCCGCCAGCATCTTCTCCGTGGCGGCATGATCTCGGCCAGGCGGGAAATGAGAAGTCGCGGAGCTTGATACCTGACTTGTGTAGAAAATGCGCTCTACGCCAATTTCGCGTGCGATGCGTATGGCGATAGCATGCTGTTCCAACGGGTCGCCACCTGTTGCAGCGGCGTTGGACGAGATCAGGAGAAGACGCCTGGCACCGATCCAGGCGTGGCGCAGACTCGCGGCGTCGCTGAAATCCCCTTGGCGCACGCGTACCACGATATCCGAAACCTTTTTCGGATCACGCACGCTGACGCCGATCTCGTCGGCAGGCACATGAAGCAGCAGGTTTTCTACGACCTTGCGGCCGAGCTTGCCAGAGGCACCCGTGACGATGAACATTGCTCTATTCCTTCAGTTTGATGCCTTTGCTCGGACGATGGCTGCGGAAGCAAACCTAATTGCAGTTCATTTGATTGATAATCCGCCAGATCTCGAATAGCCTGTTCTCCATGAAGAACAATGTGCCGCCGAACGACCTCCAGGTGTTTCTGACTGTGCTGAACGAAGGAGGTTTCCGGGCTGCAGCAAAACGGCTGGGCGTCGCGCCTTCGAAAATAAGCACGACGGTCTCGCGGATCGAGAAGCAACTCGGTGTGGCGCTTCTCCTGCGAACCACCCGGAGTATCCGGGCCACGGAACAAGGTCAGGCACTGGCAAGCCGCATCCAGCCTCTGATGATCGAAATGGACGCGGCTTGTCTGGAAGCGACACGCTCGACGGACGTCGTACAAGGACGCTTGAAACTCAACGTTCCCGGTGCGGTCATGCCGGACATCCTGCCGCGTCTCATCGTGGAATTCCAGCAAAGGCATCCGAAAGTGGAAGTCGAGATCGTGATGGAGAACAGTCTCGTCGACATCGTCGAGGCAGGATGTGACGCGGGCATCCGCTATGGCGGATCTATCGAGAAAGACATGATCTCCATTCCGATTGGTCCTCGTCTCCAGCAGATGGCGCTTGCAGCGGCACCGTCCTACATCGGGAAGCACGGCCAACCTGAAAATCCAGCCCAACTGACGGACCATTACGCGATCCGATACAGGTTGCCCGGCGGACCGCTTCTTCCCTGGGCGTTGCGAAACGGAGACAAAACGGCAAACGTGAAGCCTTTGACGCGTCTGGTTCTGAGCGTGAACGCATTGAACACCGGATTGAGCTATGCGCGAGCCGGACTGGGCATCATCGGCACGTTCCGCAACTGGCTTGACGATGACTTCCGCGCCGGGACTCTGGTTTCCGTATTGCCCGACTGGTGGGCTGAGCAGGAGGGGCCGCGCCTCTATTATCCAAGGCGCTTCACATCCACGCCGCTGCGTGCATTCATCGATGTCTGCCGCAGCGAAACCACGATGAGGTGAAGCGCTGTCATTCGTCCGCTTCGGGCCAGCAGGAGGACAACGTGGTGAGGGAATACCGGTTACCCCCGCCTCGTCCCTCGCCCTCAGGATGAATGCTCTCTCGGCCGCCGGCGCTCGGAGTAAGTTCGCCTGGGCGTTCAATAATCGCTTCAGCACACGCGCGGATTTAGCTACAAATCGGCATCGTCGGTCGCCATGGCAGGAGAGAAAATGGACACCGGAGCGGACATGTCAGCCGTCAGGATCGAACCGATTACAACAGCCCATATTGACGGCTTTCACCGCGCACTCGACATAGTCGCGCGGGAGAGGAAATATCTGAGCATGCTTGAGGCATCGCCCCTGCCGCAGACGCGCGATTTCGTGATGGGGATGATCGAAAAAGGCAATCCGCAATTCGTCGCCGTCATCGCAGACGAGGTCATCGGCTGGTGCGATATCTCACGGCATTTCTTCCCCTCGCACGCCCATCGCGGCCGCCTCGGAATGGGCATCCTTCCCGCCTATCGCGGCAGGGGTCTAGGACGACGGCTCATCGAGACGACGTTGAGAACGGCAAGGGAAGCCGGTTTCGCCAGGGTCGAACTCGACGTCTACGAAGACAATAGCCGTGCGATCGCCCTTTATGAAAAGGTGGGCTTCAAGCGGGAAGGCATCATCCGGCGCGCAGCGCGGATCGACGGCCGGTTCATCGATGCGATCGGGATGGCGCTTTTGTTTTGAGGAGGGATAGGTGCTGCCGCTCCCCTTACCGGGCGAAAGCCTCGAAAGGGTTGTCGTGGGTCAGGCGCATCAGCGTCCCGTCGTCCACGCCCCGCCGTTTCAGCTCGGGCAGCAGGATCGTGGAAAGATGGGTGTACGGCTTGGGTGTCCCGCCCATCGGCAGCGCCGGATCGTACCAGCCCCGGTCATGGCTCAACAACAGACGGTCGCCGCAGCCGGCCTCCAGCGCCTTGATCACCAGCTCGGCCACCTCGTCGTCCGCGGCGCGGCCGACATGGTCATACTCGATCCAGGCGCCTCGCTCGGCAACGGCGACATTATAGGCGAAGTCCTTTTCTTCCTGCGTGTGGATCGAGATGAACCTGTCGGCCCGATAGCCTTCCGCCTCGATGACATCGAGCTGGTCCATGACGACCCGCCCCTTGATCGTATGGCTGCCGATGACGGCGTCCGTCTGCGCCGCGGCGCGCGCGGCTGCCCGCAGGATTTTCGTCTCGAGCGCCGTCATGCCGTCATCCCCGGCGCTAAGCTTGATCCAGCCTGCCTGAAACCCGGTCTCGCCGATCTCATCCGTCAGTTCGCGCAGCATCCACGCCTCCAGCTGCTTTTCCGATGCATGGCGGACCCATTCGGGAATCCAGGGCTCGCGGTAATTGCCTGTCGGAACGACGATCGGAAAATCCGTCGCAAGCGACACGGCAAGATCGATATCCGCACGGCGTCCGACGCCGCCCGTCGAGCATTCCACAAGTGCTGTCACCCCGAGCTTCTTGATCTTCTCGATTTCGGGGGCCATCAGCCGAACGACGTGTTCGGCCTCCGCTTCGGCATAACCGGGCTGATCGGGTGTCCTGAGGTCGACGAAGACGTGCTCGTGCGGCAGGATCATACCAAGTTCGGATTTGCTCTTGGGCCCGAGCGTCGTGCGCAGATGTTTCACAGTCTTCCCCCCCGGATCACGTTAGCGTTGCGTCCAGCCTCGACACTGCCGCGAAACTAGATCGTCGGGTGACGAAATCAATCGCTCACTGGCAGACAGCGGCGGAGTATTCGCAATTCAGATTCTATTCGGCACGGCCCTCGATCAGCCCTCATGCCGAGGTTCGATCCACAGGATCGCCTCGAATGACGTGCCGCGTGGCCCCCTCATCCGCCTGCCGGCACCTTCTCCCCGCCGGGGAGAAGACAGCTGCCGCGCCGGCAAATTTGCTTTTACCCACATCGACATCCGAAGGGGCGCCTCGAAGGAAAAGGGCAGGTGATGCGTGCCCGCGCCTTGCCTTCCCTTCTCCCCGCCGGGGAGAAGGTGGCCCGAAGAGTCGGATGAGGGGGCTGCACGGCACACGTCCAAAACAAGTATGAATCCAATCACTTCCCCTTCGGCCGGCGCACCGCGCGGATCTTGCCGCTGCTGCCTCCGCCGCAGAAAAAGCAGTCGGCGCCGTCGGATTCGAGGCCGGAGACGGCGGTGCCTTCGGGCATCTCCAGCCGCTCCAGCACCTCGCCGGTCTCGGGGTCGATCCGCCTGACGTCACTCTCATCCCCTTCCCAGGTGCCGTGCCAGAGCTGGCCGTCGACCCAGGTGACGCCGGTGACGACGCGGTTGGATTCGATGGTGCGCAGGATCTCGCCGGTCTCGGGATCGATCTGGTGGATCTTGCGGCCGCGATGCTGGCCGACCCAGAGCGTGCCTTCGGCCCAGGCAAGGCCGGAATCGCCGCCATTGCCGGGGGCCGGGATGGTGGTGAGGATCTGGCCGGTCTTCGGGTCGACCTTGTGAATGACGCTCTCGGCGATCTGATAGAGGAATTCGCCGTCGAAGGCCGTGCCGGCATGCGAGGCGACCTCGATGGAGCGCACCAGCGCGCCGCTGTCGGGGTCGAACGCATTCAGCCTGTCGCCCGAGGCGAACCAGACGTGCCGGCCGTCGAAGGTGACGCCGTTGACGCGGGCGGCGTCCGGGAAGGGTCCATATTCACGCAGGATCGTCGCAGCCGATTTCTTCATCTTTTTCTCCTTGTAGGTTGCCCCATACTAGTCGCTCGGCAGCGGTCCGGGGAGTAACAAGATCGTCGGGAAACCGGAGAGCGGCGGGCTCATCCAGCGGCGCGCGCGCCCGCGCCCGATCGCCTGCGCCTTGCCCTCGCCGGCAAGCGAATCCAGCGCCCGCTGCACCGTCCGCGGGCTGGCGCCAAGGGCGATCGAAAGCGCCGAACTCGACCACGCCTCGCCATCGGCGAGAAAGGCGAGCACCGCCGCATGCGGCCCTTCGACGAGGGGCGCGAGCACCGCGATCTCGCCCCCGCCATGCGGTGAAAGCGTAAAACCGCGTTTCGTCGCCGAGACCGCCGCCAGCCCGGCAAGCTCGGTGCGCAGCCGGCCGATCTCGACGCGCAGCCGGGCGCGATGCGATTCATCGGCATGTTTGCCGCGGAAGGCGCGCGCAATCAGCACTCCCCGGGAGACATCCGACGGCCAGGCTTCTGCAAGCGCCCGGGCAAGCGCGAAAAGCACCGGTCGGGACCCCAAAGGCACGACCGCACTGGGCCCGCGCACGACATGGCGGCAGGCATCGACGACGAGCGTGCGGGAAAACAGCGCCTCCACCTCGGCAAGCAGCAGCGGTCGCTCATCCCCACGCAAAATCAGCCGCGCCGCCGGGAGGTCGAGCACGCGGGCGGCGGTTTCGACCTCCGCCGTCAGCACAGGCATGCCGGCCTGCCGCGCCGCAAGCCTCGCCCGGTCGAGCGCGGCGCGCGCCGCCTCCGTCCGCAGGCGGCGAACGGCGATGCCGGCGGCGACAAGCTCATGGGCGGCCCGCAGTGGCGGCGGCAGCGGCGTCGGGTCGAGCGCGGCGAGAGACTGCTCGGCTTCATCAAGCCGGCCGATCAGCACCAGCCGGCGAATGGCGATGTTGCCGGCATGGGCTGAATTGACCCGGTCGCCATGCGCTTCCAGCACCTTGCTCGCCGCATCCAGCGCCTTCGGCGGCCAGGTGAGATCGCGCGAGACGAGTGCGATCTCGGCCTCGGCAACGACGCAGCGCGCCCGCGCCACTGCTTCCCGCGGCCCGAAGGCGCGCGCCGCATTCTTCAAAAGCGCCTTGGCGCGGACGAGATCGCCGAGCTGCGCCATCGCAATGCCGCGCAACGCCAGCGCCGGCGCATCGTCGCGCAGCGCCACCCGTTTCAGCGCGCCCAGCGCATCGCCCGATGCCAGCGCCAATGCGGCGGCCGTGATCAGCGAGTCCATTCAAATCCCGTCACACTTGTCACTCCCCCCATCCGCCCATCCGGCCGTAATCTTCTCTCGGCCGGCGGCAACCGCGCCGGATGCTACGACGATTGACAGGCAAAGGAGAAGCCCCATGACGGCACAGCTGAATGCAACACGCGAGCAATGGCTGGCGGCGAGGCTCGATCTGCTCGAGCAAGAGAAGGAACTGACGCGGCAAAGCGATGCGCTGGCGGCCAAACGCCAGCAATTGCCCCGTGTCAGGATCGACAAGCAATATCGCTTCGACACCGAAGGCGGCGATGCCTCGCTGAAGGATCTCTTCGGCGGGCGCTCGCAGCTTCTCGTCTATCACTTCATGTTCGGGCCGGATTACAGCGCCGGATGCCCATCCTGCTCGTCGATCGCCGACGGCTTCAACGGCTTCTTCGTCCATCTCCAAAACCACGACGTCGCCTTCACCGCAGTCTCGCGCGCGCCGCTCGAAAAGCTCCAGGCCTTCAAGCGGCGCATGGACTGGAGCTTTCCCTGGGCGTCTTCCGCCGGCAGCGATTTCAACGCCGATTTCAGCGTCTTGTTCACGCCCGAGCAGCAGCGCGCGGCCGGCATAGAGTATAATTACCGGCGCGAACCGGCCGCCCCCGGGCCGCTTGCGGACAAGACAATCGCAGAATCTCAGACCAGCGGCGGCGAAGGACCGGTCGGCCAGATGGCCGCCATGACCGGCACCGACATTCCCACCTACACCCGCGACCGGCCTGGAGTCAGCGCTTTCGAACTCATCGACGGCGCCGTCTACCACAGCTATTCCACCTATGCGCGCGGGCTCGACGGCCTGTGGGGCATGTTCCAATGGCTCGACCGCGCCCCCAAGGGCCGCAACGAAACCGGCATCTGGTGGCGCCACCACGACCGCTACGGCACGGAGTGACGGTGATGGCCCTCTCCCTCCACAGCGTGAAAGGAGGCGGCGATCCGGCCGCCTCGGCTGGCCTGGCGATCCCGGATGGCAGTGCCGCTCTCAACGCCGCCGAATGGCTGTCCCTCGCCGCCGCAGCGGACGGATCAGCGGGCTGGCGAGGCAAACCCGCCCGCTACGCCGCAGCCGATTGGCTCTCGCTCGCCGCCGCCCCGACCTTCGCCGTCATGGCGCTGCTGACGGCCGCGACCGGTAGTCCTGATATGATCTGCATGTCCACACCGGATGCCTTTCCTCTCGGCGGAATGGTGCCGATGTACCTGCTGATGAGCGGCTTTCACCTGGCTCCGTGGCTGAGGCTCGTTTCAGCTTGGCAGGGCGGAGCACCCCCCTCTGCCCTGCCGGGCATCTCCCCCACAAGGGGGGAGATCGGCAAGTAGCCCGAACTCCACCCTGATCTACCGTTTCGCCCGACTGCGACGCCAGTTGTTTGGGGAGACCATCGCACCCATCCGATCTCTCCCCTTGTGGGGGAGATGCCCGGCAGGGCAGAGGGGGGTGCCACACGCACCGTACAAGAATCCAGAACTGCGTACTATGCAGCCGTGCTACCGCCTACCAAAACTGGTGCCGGCCGCGCAAAGCCAGTCGCCGACGCGGCGGCGTTCTCAGTGTAGCGGCGCCATTCACAGGCACGCAATCGCGGTGGGCGCATGTCCGTTCGAAAGCAGGAACTCGACGGATTCCGTAGTCCAGCCCTTCTGCTTCAGCCATTCCACGAGCTTTTCGCTGGTGGGGAAGACCGGGCTCACAGGGGAGCCTTCGCTGACATTTTCATAAAGCTGGAAGGCGGTCTTGGAAGCGCTGTCCATGTAGTAAAGCGGCTCATGGTGTCCCCCGACCACGAGTTCACCCTCCTCTTCCGGGTGATGCCAATCAACGGGAACGCGGACTATCTCGACTCCCAAAGCTCAATCTCCTGATATCTGCTGCGACCTGAAATGCCTCCGGGGAAGCATCGGTATTTTGGCGTTGGGCGCAAGTTCCGTTTGCACCTGACATACGCGGCTGGCGGCGTCCCCATTGGAAATCCCCTCACCTCAGCCGCGCCTCGATATAGGCCTTGAGCGCGGCCGGCTGGTCGGTCTGGATGACGCTGACGCCAGCCGCCATCATCCGGCCCCAGACTGCATCGGGATCGGCAAGGGCCGCGCAGTCGGTCAGGCCGCCGGAGGAGACCTGATCGAGCGTATTGACCCAGAGCGAGATCCCGGCCTCGCGAAGGCGCTGATGCAGCCCGGCCAGCGTCTCCAGCCGATCGAACTTGGCTTCGCACATGAAAGGCCGGATCGAGAGGATCGCCTCGGCTGTCTGATCGGCGCTTTCCTCATGGAAGGTGGCCAGCCCGATGAAGGGGATGCCGTCGATCCCGCGCTGCCCGGCAAGCCAGGCGAGCGCCTCCGGCGTGCCGGCGGGCGCCTTGAGGTCGACCTGGTCGACCATGCCCATTTCCTTGATCTTGGCCGCGACGATCTCCATCATCTCCAGGTGCTTGATATCAAGATCGACGAAGATACGGCCGCGCGCGGTTTCGAGCAGCTGTTCCAGCGTCGGAACGGTCTCGGTCGTAAACGGCTGGTTCGGACCGCCATCGGCCATGCGCAGCCTCAGGCTGGTGATTTCGGCGATCGTCATTTCCTCGGGAATGAGGTCGAGGCCCGCCATGCGCTCCAGCGTATCGTCATGCAGGATGAACAGCACACCGTCGGCGCTGCGGCGGATATCCACTTCGACGATGTCGTAGCCGGCGGCAATCGCCTTTTCGATCGCCGCAAGGCTGTTCTCGGGAGCCTCATGCCAGGCGCCGCGATGGGCGACGATGGCGCAAGGACGCGACGGATCGGCAATATGATCGATATATTTCATGGGAAGTTCCTTCAATTTGCGCCGGAGCATGATGCCGAAAGCGTTGAGCGGCTTTCGAGCCACATAGCGCTACAACCATTTGATTAAACTCACGGATTCTGAGTTAGGCCGACAGAGCTGATATCCGGATCCATGAGCGCCTGGTCCGCCGCCCGCCCGATCGAGGAGATACAGGCGGGAGGCCGGGAATGTGAGAGCTGGCTAGGTCCGTCGCCGGCAGGTAATGAAAAAGTCATTACACACAACGTGTAGAAATTTGGTGACTGGCGTAACACGCTCGTGGCGACATAGTGCCGCTGCCGGGCTGCAGGAACGGAAACGCCGAAAGCGGCGGCTTGCTGTTGAGATTGGGTATGTGATCGGCGCGAGCGGAAACCGACTCGCGCTCAATTGCTTAAGGGGATTGCCTCTCTTTTCGCTTGAGGAGAGCTCGGGCCGAGCGATCGCGGCTGATTCTATAAAAGGCGTGCCGTGTGGTACCCCCCTCTGCCCTGCCGGGCATCTCCCCCACAGGTGGGGAGATCGGCCGGACGCAACGGTTTCCCCAAACAATTGGCCTTGCAGCTCGACGACACGGTAGAGAGACCGGAAGGTCTAGCCACTTGCCGATCTCGCTCTTTGTGGGGGAGATCGGCAAGTGGTTAGGGGGTATCAAGTGCGCGAACGCACGAAGGAAGACGCAACCGCCGCAAGCCAGCGCCCGCCGGTTCCGATTGTCATCCGCGCCCAAACTGTGCCATGACCCGTTGACCACAAGCGCAACAGACCAAGGTGCGGCATCAGCATGAAGAAGATCGGTTTTCTCTCGTTCGGGCATTGGACGCCCTCGCCCCAGTCGCAGACGCGCTCGGCGGGTGATGCGCTGCTGCAGTCGATCGACCTTGCGGTGGCGGCCGAGGAGCTCGGTGCCGATGGCGCCTATTTCCGCGTCCACCATTTCGCCCGCCAGCTCGCAGCACCCTTCCCGCTGCTGTCAGCCGTCGGCGCCAGGACCAGCCGGATCGAGATCGGCACCGCGGTCATCGACATGCGTTACGAGAACCCGCTCTACATGGCCGAGGATGCGGGTGCGGCCGACCTCATCGCCGGAGGGCGGCTGCAGCTTGGCATCAGCCGCGGCTCGCCCGAGCAGGTGATCGACGGCTGGCGCCATTTCGGCTATGGCCCGCCGGAAGGCGAGAGCGATGCCGACATGGCGAGGCGCCACGCCGAAGTCTTCCTCGAAGTGCTGCGCGGCGAAGGCTTCGCCAAGCCGAACCCACGGCCGATGTTTCCGAACCCGCCGGGCCTGCTGCGTCTCGAGCCGCATTCGGAAGGCCTGCGCGAGCGCATCTGGTGGGGCGCAAGCTCCAACGCCACCGCCGTCTGGGCCGCCAAGCTCGGCATGAACCTGCAGAGCTCGACGCTGAAGGACGACGAGACGGGCGAGCCCTTCCACGTCCAGCAGGCCGCCCAGATCCGCGCCTATCGCGAGGCCTGGAAGGCGGCCGGCCATACGCGCCAGCCGCGTGTCTCGGTCAGCCGCAGCATCTTCGCGCTGGTCGATGAGCGCGACCGCGCCTATTTCGGCTATGGCGGCGAAGAAGGCGACAAGATCGGATTCATCGACGAAAAGACCCGCGCGATCTTCGGCCGCAGCTACGCCGCCGAACCCGACGTGCTGATCAAGCAGCTCGCCGAGGACGAGGCGATCGCCGAGGCCGACACGCTGCTGCTCACCGTGCCCAACCAGCTCGGCGTTGAGTATAACGCCCATGTCATCGAAGCCATCCTGACCCACGTCGCGCCGGCGCTCGGCTGGCGTTGAGGGTTGCGTTGACGGCTTGATTGACGAGCGGGCTTTGGGCGTGGGCATCGTCTTGTCAGGGCGACCAAGAGCGGACGTGCCGTGTGGCACCCCCCTCTGGCCTGCCGGCCATCTCCCCCACAAGGGTGGAGATCGGCAAGAGGCTTGACCATCGCTCGCTCTCTAACGGCAGCGACAACCACGACGCCTAATTGTTTGGGGAAGCCAGTACGCCCAGCCAATCTCCCCACCTGTGGGGGAGATGGCCGGCAGGCCAGAGGGGGTGCCGCACGGCATGCCGCCAACATTCGGCGTCCCCTCCCTGATCGCCTCGACGCGCGTCCACAGCCCAAACCTTGAACCATTGCATGGCTGACCGAGTTATGGCCGTAGAACCGCTCGAGTTGCCTCATGCCGCGCACCAACCTGAACGATATCCTGATCTTCATGGCCGTCGTCGATGCCGGAAGCTTTATTGCCGGTGGGCAGGCCATGGGGTTGTCGCGTTCGGCGGCGGGAAAGGCGGTCATCCGCCTGGAAGACCGGCTGGGCGCGCGCCTGCTCAACCGCACGACGAGGACGCTGAGCCTGACCGACGAAGGACGCCTGTTTTATGAGCGCGGGCTGCATATCCTCGCCTCGGTCGACGAGGCCGAAGCAAGTGTTGCGGGGCGCAGCGGCACGCCGCGCGGCGTCCTCCGGCTCACCGTCCCCCGCGCCTTCGGGCGGCTCGTGGTGTTGCCGCTGCTCGAAAAATATCTTCGCGCCTGGCCCGATCTCCAGGCCGAGGTGAGCTTCACCGATCGCCTGGCCGATATCGTCGAGGAAGGCTTTGATCTGGAGATCCGGATCGGCACGAACGCATCTGCGTCGGATGAAGGGTTGGCCTCGCGCGTCATCGCCGCCTACAAGACGCGGCTTTGCGCCTCGCCTTCCTACCTCGCCGAGCGCGGCGAGCCGCGCGATATCGATGATCTCGCCGACCACGACTGCCTGTTTTTTATGTGCCGCAATCAACGGCAGGGCTGGCGCTTTCGCGGCAAAGGCGGGACCTGGATCAAGGCGCCGGGGGTAAGCCGCCTGCGGCTCGACAGCGGCGAGGCCATCCGCGATGCGGCGCTGGCGGGATTGGGCATCGCTCTCCTGCCCGACTTCTTCATTGCCGCCGATCTCGCCGCCGGCCGCCTGCGTCAGGTCCTGCCGGACCCTGAGACCGACGAGGCAAAGATCGTGATCCTCTATCCCGACAAACGCCTTATCGAACCGCGCGTGCGCGGCTTTATCGATCTGATCGTCGAAGAACTGGGGCATAAAGCGTGAGGCTCGGCCTTCAGGCGAGCGCCTTTTCGAAGCCGCGGAAACTCTTTAGCGCCAGCGGCGCAAGTGTTGCGCAGAGATAGGCAAGCCCGGTCACGAACAGCGCTGCGGCAAGGCCGATGCCGCTGATCAAAGCGCCGCCGACGAGGCCGCCGAAGGGAATGAGGGCGAAGCAGAGGGCGGCGTTCATCGCCGTGACGCGGCCGGTCAGCGGCTTCGGGATGCGCTCGAAAATCACCGCCGACAGGATGGGGTTGAGGAAACCCGAGGCAAATCCTGCGACGGCGAGCGTCGCAAAGACGGAGCCGAGCGGCGCATCGAGTGCAAGCACCAGAAAGCGCGGAAATCCGGTCAGCAGGAAGGCCACCGTATAGACCATCAGGCGCGGCATGCGCTCGCCGATGACAGCCGCAATCGCAGCCCCTGCGATCGAGGCGCCGGTGAAGGCGGCCAGCATGGCGCCGAGCAGCTCCGGGCCGTGGCCGGTCTCCCGCGTCCAGACCGGCAGCAGCACCGCCCCATAGGCCTGGTCCATGAGATTGGTGATAGCCACCATGGCGACGATGCTGACGAGCACCGCATCGCCGCGCAGAAAGCGCCAGCCTTCCCGGAGATCGTCGAGATAGGAAGACACCATGCCCGGACGTCCGCCTGATGTGGCGGCTCGCTCGGCGGTGCGCCTGATGCCGGGGATGCCGGCCGCAACGATCAGGGCGGCGGCGGCAAAGGTGGCGGCATTGACGAGGAGCGCCTGGCCCGGGCCGATCAACCCGATCAACGCGCCGGCGCCCGCCGCACCCGCCGTCGAGGCCAGCCGCTCGATTGCGCCGGCGACGCCGGTCACCCGCTCGAGCGGCACGTCGGCGAGTGCTGCGATATCGGGAACCATCGCCTGCTTGGCGGCATCGGATGGGCCGCGCAGCACGCCCATGGCAAAGACGACAGGCAGCAGCATCGGCACGCTCAACAGACCGAAGAGATCGAGAAGCGGCACCAGCCCCACGACAGCGACGGAGGCCAGGTCGCAGGTTATGGCGATGCGCTTGGCGCCGACCTGGTCGATCAGCGGCCCGCCGAGCGCCTTGGCGATCACATAGGGCAGCATTTCCATCATCGCCGTCAGCCCCGTCAGCACAGGACTGGCGGTCGCGCTCAGCACCAGCCAGGGAATGGCGATGGTCGAAAGCCGCGTGCCGGAAAGCGACAGCGTCTCGGCGGCGGCAAGTGCCAGGAACGGCCCGCCCCGCCTCACGGCTCCTCCTCCCCCTCGCGATGCGGCAGGCGGCCCGGATAGGGAAAGGCGTGCAGCATGACCGAGAAGGGAACCATGCCGGGCTTCCGAGACGCCGCCTCGCCGAGCTGCGGCGCTGCCCGCATCGCTTCCAGGATGATGTCGGTCAGCCGCCGGGTCAGGGCCTCGGCCTGTTCTGCCGTCATCGGGATGATGATGTCGTTCGCCGTGCTCGCCTTGCGCCATTCGGCCGGCAGTTCGGCATATTCCTCCGCCGCCTGCTGCATCTGGCCGACCTGCAGGGAGAGTACCGCCTGGTTGAAGGCGATGTCGAGATCGAGCGCCTCCCCCTCGATCTCGCTCGCCGGCACTGACGTCAGTTCGTGGCTTGCGCGCCACCAGCGGTCGCGCCGCGAGACATGCGGCGCCTCCTCGATGAAACCATATTGGGCAAGCTGGCGCAGATGATAGCTCGTGGCTCCGCTGTTCAAGCCGAGGCGCACGGCCAGCTGCGTCGCCGTAGCCGGGCCATCCACCCGGAGCATGCCGAGCATGCGCAGCCGCACCGGATGCGCCA from Rhizobium sp. Pop5 includes these protein-coding regions:
- a CDS encoding NAD(P)H-binding protein, translating into MFIVTGASGKLGRKVVENLLLHVPADEIGVSVRDPKKVSDIVVRVRQGDFSDAASLRHAWIGARRLLLISSNAAATGGDPLEQHAIAIRIAREIGVERIFYTSQVSSSATSHFPPGRDHAATEKMLAESGIAWTAMRHGFYAASALMMHKRGFDAGKLEGPEDGKVAWATHDDLAAADAALLAGDEVIDGPTPPLTGSEALDLADIAELAGRMLGKPIERTVVSEESMEATARNAGMPDGSIAVMLGYYRAARAGEFRAIDPALARMLGRAPETMSTFLKANL
- a CDS encoding LysR family transcriptional regulator; the protein is MKNNVPPNDLQVFLTVLNEGGFRAAAKRLGVAPSKISTTVSRIEKQLGVALLLRTTRSIRATEQGQALASRIQPLMIEMDAACLEATRSTDVVQGRLKLNVPGAVMPDILPRLIVEFQQRHPKVEVEIVMENSLVDIVEAGCDAGIRYGGSIEKDMISIPIGPRLQQMALAAAPSYIGKHGQPENPAQLTDHYAIRYRLPGGPLLPWALRNGDKTANVKPLTRLVLSVNALNTGLSYARAGLGIIGTFRNWLDDDFRAGTLVSVLPDWWAEQEGPRLYYPRRFTSTPLRAFIDVCRSETTMR
- a CDS encoding GNAT family N-acetyltransferase; its protein translation is MDTGADMSAVRIEPITTAHIDGFHRALDIVARERKYLSMLEASPLPQTRDFVMGMIEKGNPQFVAVIADEVIGWCDISRHFFPSHAHRGRLGMGILPAYRGRGLGRRLIETTLRTAREAGFARVELDVYEDNSRAIALYEKVGFKREGIIRRAARIDGRFIDAIGMALLF
- a CDS encoding phosphotriesterase, whose protein sequence is MKHLRTTLGPKSKSELGMILPHEHVFVDLRTPDQPGYAEAEAEHVVRLMAPEIEKIKKLGVTALVECSTGGVGRRADIDLAVSLATDFPIVVPTGNYREPWIPEWVRHASEKQLEAWMLRELTDEIGETGFQAGWIKLSAGDDGMTALETKILRAAARAAAQTDAVIGSHTIKGRVVMDQLDVIEAEGYRADRFISIHTQEEKDFAYNVAVAERGAWIEYDHVGRAADDEVAELVIKALEAGCGDRLLLSHDRGWYDPALPMGGTPKPYTHLSTILLPELKRRGVDDGTLMRLTHDNPFEAFAR
- a CDS encoding DUF5074 domain-containing protein, giving the protein MKKSAATILREYGPFPDAARVNGVTFDGRHVWFASGDRLNAFDPDSGALVRSIEVASHAGTAFDGEFLYQIAESVIHKVDPKTGQILTTIPAPGNGGDSGLAWAEGTLWVGQHRGRKIHQIDPETGEILRTIESNRVVTGVTWVDGQLWHGTWEGDESDVRRIDPETGEVLERLEMPEGTAVSGLESDGADCFFCGGGSSGKIRAVRRPKGK
- a CDS encoding helix-turn-helix domain-containing protein, translating into MDSLITAAALALASGDALGALKRVALRDDAPALALRGIAMAQLGDLVRAKALLKNAARAFGPREAVARARCVVAEAEIALVSRDLTWPPKALDAASKVLEAHGDRVNSAHAGNIAIRRLVLIGRLDEAEQSLAALDPTPLPPPLRAAHELVAAGIAVRRLRTEAARAALDRARLAARQAGMPVLTAEVETAARVLDLPAARLILRGDERPLLLAEVEALFSRTLVVDACRHVVRGPSAVVPLGSRPVLFALARALAEAWPSDVSRGVLIARAFRGKHADESHRARLRVEIGRLRTELAGLAAVSATKRGFTLSPHGGGEIAVLAPLVEGPHAAVLAFLADGEAWSSSALSIALGASPRTVQRALDSLAGEGKAQAIGRGRARRWMSPPLSGFPTILLLPGPLPSD
- a CDS encoding thioredoxin family protein, coding for MTAQLNATREQWLAARLDLLEQEKELTRQSDALAAKRQQLPRVRIDKQYRFDTEGGDASLKDLFGGRSQLLVYHFMFGPDYSAGCPSCSSIADGFNGFFVHLQNHDVAFTAVSRAPLEKLQAFKRRMDWSFPWASSAGSDFNADFSVLFTPEQQRAAGIEYNYRREPAAPGPLADKTIAESQTSGGEGPVGQMAAMTGTDIPTYTRDRPGVSAFELIDGAVYHSYSTYARGLDGLWGMFQWLDRAPKGRNETGIWWRHHDRYGTE
- a CDS encoding glycerophosphodiester phosphodiesterase family protein, with translation MKYIDHIADPSRPCAIVAHRGAWHEAPENSLAAIEKAIAAGYDIVEVDIRRSADGVLFILHDDTLERMAGLDLIPEEMTIAEITSLRLRMADGGPNQPFTTETVPTLEQLLETARGRIFVDLDIKHLEMMEIVAAKIKEMGMVDQVDLKAPAGTPEALAWLAGQRGIDGIPFIGLATFHEESADQTAEAILSIRPFMCEAKFDRLETLAGLHQRLREAGISLWVNTLDQVSSGGLTDCAALADPDAVWGRMMAAGVSVIQTDQPAALKAYIEARLR